A genome region from Urocitellus parryii isolate mUroPar1 chromosome X, mUroPar1.hap1, whole genome shotgun sequence includes the following:
- the Cited1 gene encoding cbp/p300-interacting transactivator 1, with protein MPTMSRPALDVKGGTSPAKEDTNQEVNSLAYSNLGVKDRKAVAILHYPGVASNGTKASGAPTSSSGSTSPIGSPTASPPTKPPPFNLHPAPHLLASMQLQKLNSQYHGMAAATPGQPGEAGSLQNWGFGAQGGGTGSVSPSAGSQSPTIIDSDPVDEEVLMSLVVELGLDRANELPELWLGQNEFDFTADFPSGC; from the exons ATGCCAACTATGTCGAGGCCTGCACTTGATGTCAAGGGTGGCACCTCCCCTGCAAAGGAG GATACCAACCAGGAGGTGAACTCTCTGGCCTACTCTAACCTGGGGGTGAAAGATCGCAAAGCAGTGGCCATTCTGCACTACCCTGGGGTAGCCTCAAATGGAACCAAGGCCAGTGGGGCTCCCACTAGCTCCTCTGGATCTACATCACCAATAGGGTCTCCTACTGCTAGCCCTCCCACTAAGCCCCCACCCTTCAACCTgcaccctgcccctcacctgctGGCTAGTATGCAGCTGCAGAAACTTAATAGCCAGTATCATGGGATGGCTGCCGCCACTCCAGGCCAACCCGGGGAGGCAGGGTCTCTGCAAAACTGGGGCTTTGGGGctcagggaggagggacaggatcAGTTTCTCCTTCTGCTGGTTCCCAGAGCCCTACTATCATTGATTCTGACCCAGTGGATGAGGAGGTGCTGATGTCACTGGTGGTGGAACTGGGACTGGACCGGGCCAATGAGCTtcctgagctgtggctggggCAGAACGAGTTTGACTTCACTGCGGACTTTCCCTCCGGCTGCTGA